In the Deinococcus ficus genome, one interval contains:
- the ybeY gene encoding rRNA maturation RNase YbeY — protein sequence MIDLVVRKTPPAGLRPALRASLGAVQAHFGVEDRELTVVLVGDRTIRALKLEHWGEDAATDVLSFPTWEPGDPFMPPHLGDIIISLDTAARQAQARGHSLTREVALLASHGLTHLIGHDHPHAEGLGFEEGATGEEWRVFHEAWDVARAALPDGA from the coding sequence GTGATTGATCTGGTGGTCCGCAAGACCCCGCCGGCGGGATTGCGTCCGGCCCTGCGCGCCAGCCTGGGAGCGGTGCAGGCGCATTTCGGCGTGGAGGACCGGGAGCTGACGGTGGTGCTCGTCGGGGACCGCACCATCCGGGCGCTCAAACTGGAGCACTGGGGCGAGGACGCCGCGACCGACGTGCTGAGTTTCCCCACCTGGGAACCCGGGGACCCGTTCATGCCGCCGCACCTGGGGGACATCATCATCAGCCTGGACACGGCGGCGCGTCAGGCGCAGGCGCGCGGGCACAGCCTGACGCGGGAGGTGGCGCTGCTCGCCAGCCACGGCCTGACGCACCTGATCGGGCACGACCACCCGCACGCCGAGGGCCTGGGCTTCGAGGAGGGCGCCACCGGCGAGGAATGGCGCGTGTTCCACGAGGCGTGGGACGTGGCCCGCGCGGCGCTGCCTGACGGGGCGTAG
- a CDS encoding hybrid sensor histidine kinase/response regulator — translation MLDPAPTPITAPGHGAQTWASLPAETEALRILHLEDSELDHELVVMNLEGELPWATDFRRTENEAEFRAALDEHRPHLILSDFSLPSYDGLSAFQAANAHLPMVPFIIVTGAMGEEVAVDTLRQGVTDYVLKARLERLPQAVRRAMAEVDARARREQAEREVRDLNASLQARLVEVERLNGIAERQARRLEVQARQLEEALNLQKTFLAETSHELRTPLTALHGYLRRAEREAGGSQTLLDAQRVAENMTRLVNDLLQLSRGELVQGIENHFLNLGNLLRQIGRDFGVRAPDGDLEIVGDPGRLTQVFANLVNNAVRVCGSADKVHLEFSERPGEVEVRVVDCGPGVPDHIKPRIFDKFYRGKEAGSAGLGLTIAQQVVTSHGGSIDVLDTPGGGATFRVRLPTPDEDEE, via the coding sequence ATGCTCGACCCTGCCCCCACCCCCATCACCGCCCCCGGCCACGGCGCCCAGACCTGGGCCAGCCTGCCCGCCGAGACCGAGGCCCTGCGCATCCTGCACCTCGAGGACAGCGAACTCGACCACGAACTGGTGGTCATGAACCTGGAAGGCGAACTGCCCTGGGCCACCGACTTCCGCCGCACCGAGAACGAGGCCGAATTCCGCGCCGCGCTGGACGAACACCGCCCGCACCTGATCCTCAGCGACTTCTCCCTGCCCTCCTACGACGGCCTGAGCGCCTTCCAGGCCGCGAACGCGCACCTGCCGATGGTGCCGTTCATCATCGTGACCGGCGCCATGGGCGAGGAAGTCGCCGTGGACACGCTGCGCCAGGGCGTCACCGACTACGTCCTCAAGGCCCGCCTGGAACGCCTGCCGCAGGCCGTGCGCCGCGCCATGGCCGAGGTGGACGCCCGCGCCCGCCGCGAACAGGCCGAACGCGAGGTCCGTGACCTCAACGCCAGCCTCCAGGCCCGCCTCGTGGAGGTCGAACGCCTGAACGGCATCGCCGAGCGGCAGGCCCGGCGCCTGGAGGTGCAGGCCAGGCAGCTCGAAGAGGCCCTGAACCTCCAGAAGACCTTCCTGGCCGAAACCAGCCACGAACTGCGCACGCCCCTGACCGCCCTGCACGGCTACCTGCGCCGCGCCGAACGCGAGGCCGGCGGCAGCCAGACGCTGCTGGACGCGCAGCGCGTCGCGGAGAACATGACCCGCCTCGTGAACGACCTGCTGCAGCTCTCCCGCGGGGAACTCGTGCAGGGCATCGAGAACCACTTCCTGAACCTCGGGAACCTGCTCCGTCAGATCGGCCGGGACTTCGGCGTCCGCGCGCCCGACGGCGACCTGGAGATCGTCGGGGACCCCGGGCGGCTCACGCAGGTGTTCGCGAACCTCGTGAACAACGCCGTGCGCGTGTGCGGCTCGGCCGACAAGGTGCACCTGGAATTCAGCGAACGCCCGGGCGAGGTCGAGGTCCGCGTGGTCGACTGCGGCCCCGGCGTGCCCGACCACATCAAGCCCCGCATCTTCGACAAGTTCTACCGCGGCAAGGAAGCCGGATCGGCCGGGCTGGGCCTCACCATCGCGCAGCAGGTCGTGACCTCCCACGGCGGCAGCATCGACGTGCTCGACACCCCGGGCGGCGGCGCCACCTTCCGCGTGCGCCTCCCCACCCCCGACGAGGACGAGGAGTAA
- a CDS encoding S41 family peptidase gives MNRSRLTLVTVALAGTAALSYAQLGGYSASDLGKTKSGQAFLSTLAALNQYYLFPVDQDKVMQGAIQGALGSLNDEFTYYSEPVSSAMDAQNLAGEFGGIGVTLTPANADGTGAKVDNVLKTGAAIDAGVQIGDIIVKIGDKDVLTAKLDEVVSQIRGKVGTPVTVTFARSGKPFTVKMDRRTVTLVPVETTVLPGNVGYISLNTFYNEKAADQFRAAIKSMKDKKVTKLIVDLRDNGGGLLDAGVDIADDFLKSGPIVSLRERNGQARVYGSARNETSDYTGELVLLVNKNSASASEIVAGALQDNARAKIIGEQTFGKGVAQIPLSLPNGGKVAIVNSAWLTPKGREIHKKGVTPDVVVKDTRYPTPFNFLGGGAQPGQKITFKVDGKDVTVTADKDGKFTYTAEARKVPRSDVQGVAIVDLATDAILKKAHDLLK, from the coding sequence GTGAACCGATCCCGCCTCACGCTCGTGACCGTGGCCCTCGCCGGCACGGCCGCGCTGTCCTACGCCCAGCTCGGCGGGTACTCCGCCAGCGACCTCGGCAAGACCAAGAGCGGCCAGGCGTTCCTGAGCACGCTGGCCGCCCTGAACCAGTACTACCTGTTCCCCGTGGATCAGGACAAGGTCATGCAGGGCGCCATCCAGGGCGCGCTCGGCAGCCTGAACGACGAATTCACCTACTACAGCGAACCCGTCAGCAGCGCCATGGACGCCCAGAACCTCGCCGGGGAGTTCGGCGGGATCGGCGTGACCCTCACGCCCGCCAACGCCGACGGCACCGGCGCCAAGGTGGATAACGTCCTGAAGACCGGCGCCGCCATCGACGCCGGCGTGCAGATCGGCGACATCATCGTGAAGATCGGCGACAAGGACGTCCTGACCGCCAAACTCGACGAGGTCGTCAGCCAGATCCGCGGGAAGGTCGGCACGCCCGTCACCGTGACCTTCGCCCGCAGCGGCAAGCCCTTTACCGTGAAGATGGACCGCCGCACCGTCACCCTGGTCCCGGTGGAGACCACCGTGCTGCCCGGCAACGTGGGCTACATCTCCCTGAACACCTTCTACAACGAGAAGGCCGCCGACCAGTTCCGCGCGGCCATCAAGAGCATGAAGGACAAGAAGGTCACCAAGCTGATCGTGGACCTGCGCGACAACGGCGGCGGCCTGCTCGACGCCGGCGTGGACATCGCCGACGACTTCCTGAAAAGCGGCCCCATCGTGAGCCTGCGCGAACGCAACGGCCAGGCCCGCGTGTACGGCAGCGCTCGCAACGAGACCAGCGACTACACCGGCGAGCTGGTGCTGCTGGTGAACAAGAACAGCGCCAGCGCGAGCGAGATCGTCGCCGGGGCCCTGCAGGACAACGCCCGCGCGAAGATCATCGGCGAGCAGACCTTCGGCAAGGGCGTCGCCCAGATTCCCCTGTCCCTGCCCAACGGCGGGAAGGTCGCCATCGTGAACAGCGCCTGGCTCACGCCCAAGGGCCGCGAGATCCACAAGAAGGGCGTCACGCCGGACGTGGTCGTGAAGGACACCCGTTACCCCACCCCGTTCAACTTCCTGGGCGGCGGCGCGCAGCCCGGGCAGAAGATCACCTTCAAGGTGGACGGCAAGGACGTGACCGTCACCGCCGACAAGGACGGCAAGTTCACGTACACCGCCGAGGCGCGGAAGGTGCCCCGCAGCGACGTGCAGGGCGTGGCGATCGTGGACCTGGCCACCGACGCCATCCTGAAAAAAGCGCACGACCTGCTGAAGTAA
- a CDS encoding PAS domain S-box protein, with product MTPDPPVAPGTPPLMQRVTRTRLTPLLVLVLVLLLALAMALITASFVRLQQDNRFARETDAHAKDLVAQLNVYEGFLRSTQAQWSASGRVPDEATLDLTLKLLRESSGIPALQGLGFARWIPDGRLDALRPGLEAQAGQALDFRPVTPPGEPKAPIVVLAPDSPENRRALGFDMYSNPARRTAFALSRRTNDVQSTPPIPLVQRDAQGRPVQGLIIALPVWRGEARGEPLGFVYLAVRAEELVTAIARPETAAGLHIEVTVAGVPITNPQHRFTSFSDDRTLDLLGQPWQVHYSADAAFGRDVAANLPLLVLLSGMVIAGLAFRLSNGQMRARLRAESMNDTLNRARQSEMQARAEFEAIFQSMQDAAAFTDTKGRIRRTNRALTRLFGVQDRALLGQPVEQLHADRRLAHLGTFQALTTPYRRVDGTEFAGEAQRTEVLGPDGNVLGLLEVVRDVTERLEADRALRAADKRSRDVLDAVPHIVWVVTDDGHLTYTNLRHQTLLEGEDFERRLHPEDRHHYDEMWARARAVNGTAQCEVRLRVQESWRWYMIRVTPILDDHERTLDWVGSATDIHDRLVAERLAQRSEQRYRGVLEGMPQIVWLTDTRGVPTYFNRRWDEYVGAQNAGLPFVELIHPDDRDDFRQRWQRALGQVRPFDAEHRLLGADGVYRAFVTRSLPVLDTQGQLIEWVGTSTDVDDSVHAEASSRLLANVTAHLLAPSDEDARGRVQRYTQALELVTGRFAESAFLWSSPDGHVLAQSRPPPSLLRTEHERVISRLVRRVLDSGEPVYSDDPGMLERLNMGSAVILPLQGFQSRSAGVLGLSFRQPLTDRDHELVQELAQRFGAALEQDALRAAAAAAQADLRQLNQSLEERVQRRTVELQDAVKELEAFSYSVSHDLRTPLRHIVGFGELLRKETNTSLSPKADRYLNVITDASTKMSQLIDDLLQFSRMGRQELRFVPVNLNDLIRTSWQGLEPDRQGREIPLTMGDLPTVHGDPSLLAMVFTNLLSNAIKYTRRTPDARVDITSETQDGAVTVHVRDNGVGFDPEYASKLFGVFQRLHRAEDFEGIGIGLANVRRIVNRHGGQVRAEGQPGQGATFSVTLPLESPE from the coding sequence GTGACCCCGGACCCCCCGGTCGCGCCCGGCACCCCGCCCCTGATGCAGCGGGTCACCCGCACCCGCCTGACACCGCTGCTGGTGCTCGTCCTGGTGCTGCTGCTGGCCCTGGCGATGGCGCTGATCACGGCGTCCTTCGTGCGGTTGCAGCAGGACAACCGCTTCGCACGCGAGACCGACGCGCACGCCAAGGACCTCGTCGCGCAGCTGAACGTGTACGAGGGCTTCCTCCGCTCCACGCAGGCGCAGTGGTCCGCGTCGGGCCGCGTGCCGGACGAGGCCACCCTGGACCTCACCCTGAAACTCCTGCGGGAATCGAGCGGCATCCCGGCCCTGCAGGGCCTGGGCTTCGCGCGCTGGATTCCGGACGGCCGCCTGGACGCGCTGCGCCCCGGCCTGGAAGCGCAGGCCGGGCAGGCGCTGGACTTCCGGCCCGTCACGCCGCCCGGTGAGCCCAAGGCGCCCATCGTGGTGCTGGCGCCGGACAGCCCGGAAAACCGCCGGGCCCTGGGCTTCGACATGTACAGCAACCCGGCCCGCCGGACCGCGTTTGCCCTGTCCCGCCGCACGAACGACGTGCAGTCCACCCCGCCCATCCCCCTGGTGCAACGTGACGCGCAGGGCCGGCCCGTCCAGGGCCTGATCATCGCGCTGCCCGTGTGGCGCGGCGAGGCGCGCGGCGAGCCGCTGGGCTTCGTGTACCTCGCCGTGCGCGCCGAGGAACTCGTGACCGCCATCGCCCGGCCCGAGACGGCCGCCGGCCTGCACATCGAGGTGACCGTGGCCGGCGTGCCCATCACCAACCCCCAGCACCGCTTCACGTCGTTCAGCGACGACCGCACCCTGGACCTGCTGGGCCAGCCCTGGCAGGTCCACTACTCCGCGGACGCCGCCTTCGGCCGGGACGTGGCCGCCAACCTGCCGCTGCTGGTACTGCTGTCCGGCATGGTGATCGCCGGGCTGGCCTTCCGGCTGTCCAACGGGCAGATGCGCGCCCGGCTGCGCGCCGAATCCATGAACGACACCCTGAACCGCGCCCGCCAGAGCGAGATGCAGGCCCGGGCGGAGTTCGAGGCGATCTTCCAGTCCATGCAGGACGCCGCCGCCTTCACCGACACGAAGGGCCGCATCCGCCGCACCAACCGCGCCCTGACCCGGCTGTTCGGCGTGCAGGACCGCGCCCTGCTGGGCCAGCCGGTCGAGCAGCTGCACGCCGACCGCCGCCTGGCTCACCTGGGCACCTTCCAGGCCCTCACCACCCCCTACCGCCGCGTGGACGGCACCGAATTCGCCGGCGAGGCCCAGCGCACCGAGGTCCTCGGCCCGGACGGGAACGTGCTCGGCCTGCTGGAAGTGGTGCGGGACGTCACCGAGCGCCTGGAGGCCGACCGCGCCCTGCGGGCCGCCGACAAGCGCTCCCGGGACGTGCTGGACGCCGTGCCGCACATCGTGTGGGTGGTCACCGACGACGGGCACCTCACCTACACCAACCTGCGCCACCAGACCCTGCTCGAAGGCGAGGACTTCGAGCGGCGCCTGCACCCCGAGGACCGCCACCACTACGACGAGATGTGGGCCCGCGCCCGCGCCGTGAACGGCACCGCGCAGTGCGAGGTGCGTCTGCGCGTGCAGGAATCCTGGCGCTGGTACATGATCCGCGTGACGCCCATCCTGGACGACCATGAACGCACCCTGGACTGGGTGGGCAGCGCCACCGACATCCACGACCGCCTGGTCGCCGAACGCCTCGCGCAGCGCAGCGAGCAGCGCTACCGCGGCGTGCTGGAGGGCATGCCGCAGATCGTGTGGCTCACCGACACGCGCGGCGTGCCCACCTACTTCAACCGCCGCTGGGACGAGTACGTCGGCGCGCAGAACGCCGGGCTGCCCTTCGTGGAACTGATCCACCCGGACGACCGCGACGACTTCCGCCAGCGCTGGCAGCGCGCCCTGGGTCAGGTGAGGCCCTTCGACGCCGAGCACCGCCTGCTGGGCGCGGACGGCGTGTACCGCGCCTTCGTGACCCGCAGCCTCCCGGTGCTGGACACCCAGGGCCAGCTGATCGAGTGGGTGGGCACCAGCACCGACGTGGACGACAGCGTGCACGCCGAGGCGTCCTCCCGCCTGCTGGCGAACGTCACCGCCCACCTGCTCGCCCCCAGCGACGAGGACGCGCGCGGCCGCGTGCAGCGCTACACACAGGCTCTGGAACTCGTCACCGGCCGCTTCGCGGAGAGTGCGTTCCTGTGGAGCTCCCCGGACGGGCATGTGCTCGCCCAGTCCCGCCCGCCGCCCAGCCTGCTGCGCACCGAGCACGAACGCGTCATCTCCCGGCTGGTGCGCCGCGTGCTGGACAGCGGGGAGCCCGTGTACTCCGACGACCCGGGCATGTTGGAACGGCTGAACATGGGCAGCGCCGTGATCCTGCCCCTGCAGGGCTTCCAGAGCCGCTCGGCGGGCGTGCTGGGCCTGAGTTTCCGGCAGCCGCTCACCGACCGCGACCACGAACTCGTGCAGGAACTCGCCCAGCGCTTCGGCGCGGCCCTGGAACAGGACGCCCTGCGGGCCGCCGCCGCCGCCGCGCAGGCCGACCTGCGGCAGCTCAACCAGTCACTCGAGGAGCGCGTGCAGCGCCGCACGGTGGAACTGCAGGACGCCGTGAAGGAACTCGAGGCCTTCAGCTACAGCGTCTCGCACGACCTGCGCACGCCGCTGCGGCACATCGTGGGCTTCGGGGAACTGCTGCGCAAGGAGACGAACACCAGCCTCTCCCCGAAAGCCGACCGGTACCTGAACGTCATCACGGACGCCAGCACCAAGATGAGCCAGCTGATCGACGACCTGCTGCAGTTCTCCCGCATGGGCCGCCAGGAACTGCGCTTCGTGCCGGTGAACCTGAACGACCTGATCCGCACCAGCTGGCAGGGCCTGGAACCCGACCGTCAGGGCCGGGAAATCCCGCTCACCATGGGCGACCTGCCCACCGTGCACGGCGACCCCAGCCTGCTCGCCATGGTGTTCACGAACCTGCTCAGCAACGCCATCAAGTACACGCGCCGCACCCCGGACGCCCGCGTGGACATCACCAGCGAAACGCAGGACGGGGCCGTGACCGTCCACGTTCGTGACAACGGCGTGGGTTTCGACCCCGAATACGCGAGTAAACTTTTCGGCGTGTTCCAGCGCCTGCACCGCGCGGAGGACTTCGAGGGCATCGGGATCGGCCTCGCCAACGTCCGCCGCATCGTCAACCGCCACGGCGGCCAGGTCCGCGCCGAGGGCCAGCCCGGCCAGGGCGCGACCTTCAGCGTCACCCTGCCCCTGGAGTCCCCTGAATGA
- a CDS encoding MaoC family dehydratase → MNADLNRPQGRYLEELPVGAVIRHRVTRTLTEADNVFFTTLTMNPQPLHLDHEYAAKTEFGRPLVNSLLTLSTLVGLSVHELTLGTLVANLGLSDIVFPKPVFHGDTIHAESEVLGVRESRSRPDAGIVTVEHRAINQRGEVVAKCTRTALMQRRPSAG, encoded by the coding sequence CTGAACGCCGACCTGAACCGCCCGCAGGGCCGCTACCTGGAGGAGCTCCCGGTGGGCGCCGTGATCCGCCACCGCGTGACCCGCACCCTGACCGAAGCCGACAACGTCTTCTTCACCACCCTGACCATGAACCCCCAGCCGCTGCACCTGGACCACGAGTACGCCGCGAAGACCGAGTTCGGGCGGCCGCTCGTGAACAGCCTGCTCACCCTGAGCACCCTGGTGGGCCTCAGCGTGCACGAGCTGACGCTGGGCACCCTGGTCGCCAACCTGGGCCTGTCGGACATCGTGTTCCCGAAGCCCGTGTTCCACGGCGACACCATTCACGCCGAGTCCGAGGTGCTGGGCGTGCGCGAGAGCCGCAGCCGCCCGGACGCCGGGATCGTGACCGTGGAGCACCGCGCCATCAACCAGCGGGGCGAGGTGGTGGCGAAATGCACCCGCACCGCCCTGATGCAGCGCCGCCCCAGCGCGGGGTAA
- a CDS encoding PhoH family protein: MTDPTQTDPQQTPSTPADAAPAPAAPQATATITLEHQREAYALLGPQDANLRRMRELTKAKLIARGETISVSGDAAEVTRAERMVRDALDVVRSGGELTPDSLLRSARLSDEGRSLAAETQVTGLSLPRGLKPKTPGQKEYLEKVEKSDITFGVGPAGTGKTYLAVAMAVQALKNRKVKRIILTRPAVEAGEKLGFLPGDLQAKIDPYLRPLYDALQDMLDQEKFESYLTSGVIEIAPLAFMRGRTLNDAFIILDEAQNTTGEQMKMFLTRMGYSSKVVVTGDVTQIDLPRHITSGLAISKRVLGNIEGIAWHEFTDVDVVRHPLVGRIIKAYEAAEDAEEDRRAARRGEFASIPEDDRDR; the protein is encoded by the coding sequence TTGACAGATCCCACCCAGACGGACCCGCAGCAGACGCCCTCCACCCCCGCGGACGCGGCCCCGGCCCCCGCGGCGCCCCAGGCGACCGCGACCATCACGCTGGAGCACCAGCGCGAGGCGTACGCGCTACTCGGCCCGCAGGACGCGAACCTGCGGCGCATGCGGGAACTCACGAAAGCGAAACTGATCGCGCGCGGCGAGACGATCTCCGTCAGCGGCGACGCGGCCGAGGTGACCCGCGCCGAGCGGATGGTCCGGGACGCGCTGGACGTGGTGCGCTCCGGAGGGGAACTCACCCCGGACAGCCTGCTGCGCAGCGCCCGGCTCTCCGACGAGGGCCGCTCGCTGGCCGCGGAAACGCAGGTCACCGGCCTGAGCCTGCCACGCGGCCTGAAACCCAAGACGCCCGGCCAGAAGGAGTACCTGGAGAAGGTCGAGAAGAGCGACATCACCTTCGGCGTGGGGCCGGCCGGGACCGGGAAGACCTACCTCGCGGTGGCAATGGCCGTGCAGGCCCTGAAAAACCGCAAGGTGAAGCGTATCATCCTGACCCGTCCGGCGGTGGAGGCCGGGGAGAAACTGGGCTTCCTGCCCGGGGACCTGCAGGCGAAGATCGACCCGTACCTGCGCCCGCTGTACGACGCGCTGCAGGACATGCTGGACCAGGAGAAGTTCGAGTCGTACCTGACGAGCGGCGTGATCGAGATCGCCCCGCTGGCGTTCATGCGCGGCCGCACGCTGAACGACGCGTTCATCATCCTGGACGAGGCGCAGAACACCACGGGCGAACAGATGAAGATGTTCCTGACCCGCATGGGGTACTCCAGCAAGGTCGTGGTCACCGGGGACGTCACGCAGATCGACCTGCCGCGGCACATCACCAGTGGCCTGGCGATCAGCAAACGCGTGCTGGGCAACATCGAGGGCATCGCCTGGCACGAGTTCACGGACGTGGACGTGGTTCGTCACCCGCTGGTGGGCCGGATCATCAAGGCGTACGAGGCGGCCGAGGACGCCGAGGAGGACCGCCGCGCGGCCCGGCGCGGCGAGTTCGCCAGCATTCCCGAGGACGACCGGGACCGGTAA
- a CDS encoding HpcH/HpaI aldolase/citrate lyase family protein — translation MTPHSTTLARPRSVLFAPGNRADLIAKLPRSAPDAVVLDLEDAIPATEAAKAAARPILRDAARDLIAAHPHLAVFIRVNAFYSPYFNDDLAVLTPEFSGVVVPKLESADDVTRVRAALAQVDVDLPVMAGLETGAGVWNAREILDHPAVQWAYFGAEDYTTDLGGVRTPDNLEVLYARSQVALAARLAGKPALDIVVTRLNDEDAFRTDARQGRALGYSGKLCIHPAQVPLAHEHFGPTPAEVARARALLDAAHTAAQAGHGAFSFEGQMVDEPMLAKARALIATTPEETSA, via the coding sequence GTGACCCCGCACTCCACCACCCTGGCCCGCCCGCGCAGCGTGCTGTTCGCGCCCGGCAACCGCGCGGACCTGATTGCCAAGCTGCCCCGCAGCGCCCCGGACGCCGTGGTCCTGGACCTGGAGGACGCCATTCCCGCCACCGAGGCCGCCAAGGCCGCCGCGCGCCCCATCCTGCGCGACGCTGCGCGGGACCTGATCGCCGCGCACCCGCACCTCGCGGTGTTCATCCGCGTGAACGCCTTCTATTCCCCTTACTTCAACGACGACCTGGCGGTCCTCACGCCGGAATTCTCGGGCGTGGTGGTGCCCAAACTGGAATCCGCGGACGACGTGACCCGCGTGCGCGCCGCGCTGGCGCAGGTGGACGTGGACCTGCCCGTCATGGCGGGCCTGGAAACCGGGGCGGGCGTGTGGAACGCCCGGGAGATCCTGGACCACCCGGCCGTGCAGTGGGCGTACTTCGGCGCGGAGGACTACACCACGGATCTGGGCGGCGTGCGCACCCCGGACAACCTGGAGGTCCTGTACGCCCGTTCGCAGGTGGCCCTGGCCGCGCGGCTGGCCGGGAAGCCCGCGCTGGACATCGTCGTGACCCGCCTGAACGACGAGGACGCGTTCCGCACCGACGCCCGCCAGGGCCGCGCGCTGGGGTACAGCGGGAAACTCTGCATTCACCCGGCGCAGGTGCCGCTGGCCCACGAGCACTTCGGGCCCACGCCGGCCGAGGTCGCCCGCGCCCGCGCCCTGCTGGACGCTGCGCACACCGCCGCCCAGGCCGGGCACGGGGCGTTCAGCTTCGAGGGGCAGATGGTGGACGAACCCATGCTCGCCAAGGCCCGCGCCCTGATCGCCACCACCCCCGAGGAGACGAGCGCATGA
- the aroE gene encoding shikimate dehydrogenase: MTTGPHRPATGPLQAYLFADPAAHSLSPVMHRAAFLHAGLPGEYEARRVPPEDLPAALRGLRVPPACGANLSLPHKEAALALMDGLTPAARAIGAVNTVIRRGEDLIGENTDAPGLLDALAPLTGPDRGQAAVLGAGGAARAAVWALQRDGWAVTVVNRTLARAEALTAELGGTAVAPAEVPWENMALLVNASSAGLSRPDESPVTDEVVARLPAGAAVYDMVYRPAETRLLRQARAAGHRAENGLSMLAAQARLSFLAWTGADVPLHVFLNAAQAALEPHAQGEAP; this comes from the coding sequence ATGACGACCGGCCCGCACCGGCCTGCGACGGGGCCCCTGCAGGCGTACCTGTTCGCGGACCCCGCCGCGCACTCCCTGTCGCCGGTGATGCACCGCGCCGCCTTCCTGCACGCCGGGCTGCCGGGCGAGTACGAGGCCCGTCGGGTCCCGCCGGAGGACCTGCCCGCGGCGCTGCGCGGCCTGCGCGTGCCCCCCGCCTGTGGGGCGAACCTGAGCCTGCCCCACAAGGAAGCGGCCCTGGCCCTGATGGACGGCCTGACGCCCGCTGCCCGGGCCATTGGCGCGGTGAACACCGTGATCCGCCGAGGGGAAGACCTGATCGGCGAGAACACGGACGCCCCGGGCCTGCTGGACGCCCTGGCCCCCCTGACCGGACCGGACCGCGGGCAGGCAGCCGTGCTGGGCGCCGGGGGGGCCGCCCGCGCCGCCGTGTGGGCCCTGCAGCGCGACGGATGGGCCGTCACGGTCGTGAACCGCACCCTGGCGCGCGCCGAGGCGCTCACCGCCGAACTGGGCGGAACCGCCGTGGCCCCCGCCGAAGTGCCCTGGGAAAACATGGCGCTGCTCGTGAATGCCAGCAGCGCGGGCCTCAGCCGCCCGGACGAGTCCCCCGTCACCGACGAGGTGGTCGCCCGCCTGCCGGCTGGGGCCGCGGTGTACGACATGGTGTACCGTCCCGCCGAGACCCGCCTGCTGCGCCAGGCCCGCGCCGCCGGACACCGGGCCGAGAACGGCCTGAGCATGCTGGCCGCCCAGGCCCGGCTCTCCTTCCTGGCCTGGACGGGCGCGGACGTGCCGCTCCATGTCTTCCTGAACGCAGCCCAGGCGGCCCTGGAACCGCATGCCCAGGGTGAGGCGCCGTGA
- a CDS encoding diacylglycerol kinase has translation MRSDGSALNLRRWWRSAGFAWAGLAFAFRTQANFRIELVCAALAVLAALWLNVPGAPVLLACALVLALELMNTAVEAVVDLVSPDVHPLAKVAKDASAAAVLLACLGALLVAGVTLLPALLARLGL, from the coding sequence GTGCGGTCGGACGGGTCCGCGCTGAACCTGCGCCGCTGGTGGCGCTCGGCGGGCTTCGCGTGGGCGGGGCTGGCGTTCGCGTTCCGCACGCAGGCGAACTTCCGGATCGAGCTGGTCTGCGCAGCGCTGGCTGTTCTGGCCGCGCTGTGGCTGAACGTGCCGGGCGCGCCGGTGCTGCTGGCCTGCGCGCTGGTGCTGGCGCTGGAACTGATGAACACGGCCGTGGAGGCGGTGGTGGACCTGGTGAGCCCGGACGTGCACCCACTGGCGAAGGTCGCGAAGGACGCCTCGGCGGCGGCGGTACTGCTGGCCTGCCTGGGGGCGCTGCTGGTGGCCGGCGTGACGCTGCTGCCGGCGCTGCTGGCGCGGCTGGGCCTGTAA
- a CDS encoding GNAT family N-acetyltransferase produces MSIRGRRPRDLPALRRWLTDPAAEWRQWDAPYYHAEATTEMLERYVDTLAASPPDPHQRVLDLDGSCIGMVNRAEEDPRGGGWWDLGILIYDPALWGKGLGSRALHLWVQATLDETDAHVLTFTTWGGNERMIRAARRLGFREAGRVREARVVRGARHDSVRLDLLRREWVGGP; encoded by the coding sequence CTGTCCATCCGGGGCCGGCGGCCGCGGGACCTGCCGGCCCTGCGCCGCTGGCTGACCGACCCGGCCGCCGAATGGCGGCAGTGGGACGCGCCGTACTACCACGCCGAGGCGACCACCGAGATGCTGGAACGCTACGTGGACACGCTGGCCGCCTCCCCGCCGGACCCGCACCAGCGCGTGCTGGACCTGGACGGGAGCTGCATCGGCATGGTGAACCGCGCCGAGGAGGACCCCCGGGGCGGCGGGTGGTGGGACCTGGGCATCCTGATCTACGACCCGGCCCTGTGGGGCAAGGGGCTGGGCTCCCGGGCGCTGCACCTGTGGGTGCAGGCGACGCTGGACGAGACGGACGCGCACGTCCTGACCTTCACCACCTGGGGCGGCAACGAGCGGATGATCCGCGCCGCGCGGCGCCTGGGGTTCCGGGAGGCGGGCCGGGTCCGGGAGGCGCGGGTGGTGCGGGGGGCGCGGCACGACAGCGTGCGCCTGGACCTGCTGCGCCGCGAGTGGGTGGGCGGGCCGTGA